In Cellvibrio polysaccharolyticus, a genomic segment contains:
- a CDS encoding GGDEF domain-containing protein, producing MVTTVILGMLCLHLLCFCVMFLLISTRLHGKKMGMDVFALGNLLLGLAYILQLVGGSDNDGAMSIVNHTLTLCAPTAYALGAMRFFDIPTAVLRPLLLLAGAYTLLQLLIQTTLGSEVRHALLAGLCALLFFAMSVTALRIRQTLAKDLRVEMVVFAVLIAGICVLNAIKFAMILDEGMAALDMSRRFQKVFYLYMSFLATVLPPCMIWLVLRRLTDELRNLAAHDPLTQVLNRRGLTDALEAHFRSRTAAPAYLLIVDIDHFKQINDNHGHQVGDQVLGHVAETLKATVRQGDLVCRLGGEEFVIIAHSTDKGGVMQLAERIRAVIESSEVPGIQPHQSIRCTVTIGVSDDFTSAQAFDESLQWADVALYRGKTAGRNRVEWGSVQAV from the coding sequence ATGGTCACCACCGTTATCCTCGGCATGCTCTGCCTGCACCTGCTGTGTTTCTGCGTGATGTTCCTGCTGATCAGCACGCGGCTGCATGGCAAGAAGATGGGCATGGACGTTTTCGCGCTGGGCAATCTTTTGCTGGGGCTTGCCTATATATTGCAATTGGTGGGCGGCTCCGATAATGACGGGGCGATGAGCATCGTCAACCACACGCTTACGCTGTGCGCCCCCACCGCTTACGCTCTGGGCGCAATGCGCTTCTTCGATATACCAACCGCCGTGCTGCGCCCGTTGCTTTTACTGGCCGGTGCCTACACCTTGTTGCAACTACTGATACAGACAACACTCGGGAGCGAGGTTCGCCATGCCTTGCTGGCGGGTTTGTGCGCGCTGCTCTTTTTTGCCATGAGCGTTACCGCACTGCGTATTCGACAAACGCTCGCCAAGGATCTGCGGGTAGAAATGGTGGTGTTCGCGGTGCTGATCGCCGGTATCTGCGTGTTGAACGCAATCAAGTTTGCAATGATTCTCGACGAAGGAATGGCAGCCCTGGATATGAGTAGGCGCTTCCAGAAAGTCTTTTACCTTTACATGTCATTCCTTGCGACCGTATTGCCGCCTTGCATGATCTGGCTGGTGCTGCGTCGCCTCACCGACGAATTGCGCAACCTGGCCGCACATGACCCGCTCACCCAGGTGCTGAACCGTCGCGGGCTGACGGATGCCCTTGAAGCGCACTTTCGCTCCCGCACCGCTGCGCCAGCCTATCTGCTGATTGTGGACATCGACCATTTCAAACAGATCAACGACAACCACGGCCACCAGGTCGGCGATCAGGTTCTGGGCCATGTGGCGGAAACGCTCAAGGCTACCGTTCGCCAGGGCGACCTGGTGTGCCGATTGGGCGGTGAGGAGTTCGTGATCATCGCCCACAGCACAGACAAGGGCGGCGTTATGCAACTTGCCGAACGCATTCGTGCGGTCATCGAAAGTAGTGAGGTGCCCGGCATACAACCGCATCAGTCAATCCGCTGCACGGTGACCATCGGCGTTTCGGATGACTTTACCAGCGCGCAGGCGTTTGACGAGTCGTTACAATGGGCAGATGTTGCGCTTTACCGGGGCAAGACGGCGGGGCGTAATCGGGTTGAATGGGGCAGCGTGCAAGCGGTTTAA